A part of Polynucleobacter sp. MG-Unter2-18 genomic DNA contains:
- the scpB gene encoding SMC-Scp complex subunit ScpB has product MDDHNKRVIETALLCAQEPLTVADMTRLFVEDIAAGEIDDALLELQKAWEDKGMELVHIATGWRFQSRLAMREYLDRLTPEKPPKYSRAVMETLAIIAYRQPVTRGEIEEIRGVAVSSNVMKQLEDRGWVEVIGHKETIGRPGLYATTKQFLDDLSLTNLQSLPMLEDAAPMAAAAQLGQAVMEFDPSATVETVIELDENGQPIIQLTDEALVNEESISQETSEVVEEVTPESEDKPDEQK; this is encoded by the coding sequence CCACTCACAGTTGCTGATATGACGCGCTTATTTGTCGAAGATATTGCTGCCGGCGAAATTGACGATGCTCTTTTAGAACTTCAAAAAGCCTGGGAAGACAAAGGCATGGAGTTAGTCCACATTGCAACAGGTTGGCGCTTTCAGAGCCGCTTGGCAATGCGTGAATATCTTGATCGTTTGACCCCAGAAAAGCCGCCAAAGTATTCTCGTGCGGTGATGGAAACCTTGGCGATTATTGCCTACCGTCAGCCGGTTACTCGTGGCGAGATCGAAGAGATTCGTGGTGTTGCAGTAAGCAGCAATGTGATGAAGCAGTTAGAGGATCGGGGTTGGGTTGAGGTGATTGGTCATAAAGAGACTATTGGCCGCCCAGGTTTATATGCCACTACTAAGCAATTTCTAGACGACTTGAGCCTGACTAATTTACAAAGCTTACCAATGTTGGAAGACGCTGCGCCAATGGCGGCAGCTGCGCAATTAGGTCAGGCGGTAATGGAATTTGATCCTAGCGCTACTGTTGAGACAGTCATTGAGTTAGATGAAAACGGGCAGCCTATCATCCAATTAACAGATGAAGCATTGGTAAACGAAGAATCCATCAGTCAAGAGACAAGTGAAGTAGTAGAAGAAGTTACTCCAGAGTCTGAAGACAAGCCAGACGAACAAAAATAA